The genomic region GTCTCGCTGCCCTTTGCACCAATAACCCTTCCGAAATCATGATAAATTATCCACACTCACGTTTACGCACCGCGTTCTAACTTCTTGGTACAGACCTAAGAAAGAATAGATACGGTTATATACATTTCTTATCAAAGAATTCATTCAATGATCAAATGTTACGAGTATGTATGAACATGTCACGTATATGATGTCCGTTATTGTTTATTCCAAtagcaaatatacatataagcgAGTTAAGTGACatcattgattaattattattatagcgtATATTTTGCAGTTGCTTGatgcaaataaaatgttaaaagattaatttataattcggCTTTCTGTCTCCGATTGTTAGCTGATATATTTAGCACATCCGCGTCACTCACGTCGCGCGTCGCCGTGTGAGCGCCACTTAAAGTCGCAGCTTTCGCATTATTAATGAGGGAGCCTtagagaaaattaaatatagcattAGGCCCGGAAGCCCGGGATTGAGGGGGGAGAGGGGGAAGAAAGAGTAGGGGCATAACCCTTCCGCCCACCACGCGACAATGCGGGTGCATAATTACgcatttgtaaattttaaatgtcccaCCCACCTCATACAGCCTTTTGTACGGCGTGATTCGCGCTTTTACCGAGACTTTAAACGCTTTCAAATGAATTCGTATGATGATGACACGAGCTCGATTAACTCTAAATGCGAACAATTTTCACGATGCCATATACAATATGCTTTTTATTATACGTGGAAGATTCATAATGGTTTTATGACATAAATGAGCGTATTAACGACTGCTCAATTTGCATCAATTGTAAAACATACTGAAAATTAACCTTATTGAACGAAATAGTGCAATTGCAGTTGTTTAAAAAGGTGATATAATGTTGGATGAAATTCCATTTCAGTAAATATTTAGACAttacaaatattgaaataataagtatgcataatttttaaatgttacaaaactatgtataaatacatCGGCTGACTTTATGAAATGAACGATTCCACAATTTGTCCAACCTTGCTTCTACTTTACAAGGAAAGGTTAATTAAGCTAAACAAAAAGGGGTTAAACAAAATCAATAGAGGCAAATTCATTAAGTGTTAAGCAGATTGAAGTCCAACATGGCGCGCAAGATGGCGGCGGGTTAAGGCGCGTTGACAAAGCGGCGTCGTTAGTTCGCGAGCCCTCTTATTAACCTTATGATGTACGGGACGCATCAGTCTTGGCTTACGTCAGTGGCATCCCACGGTTTTACTTAAACTATAACATAAATTGGGATATTATTGCTTCTTTCACTTAAATGTGACTATACTATATGAGAAATTTAAAGTTttggaaaaaaattacaaatttaactaTATCGAACGCATTGATCGTTtcatattaagttaaataaatgacaTTGAACTTTGCTTACTAAAACATGaagacaattaatatatttttgtatcatttGGACTGTGAAACATGAATGTTATGGTACTCGTATGATAATGGAGCGaagttattcaaaattaatttggcggacatgtattttatttgtgattagACTTCTTGCTCGGTTGTTAAGGGAAACATTGAGAGGAAAACTGCACGTTTGAAAGGGAATTACATATTATGACGTGTGTCCTACAGTTTTACCTTAGGAAGAGAAATATTAGCCCAGCCTTTGGGTATTTCTAAATAAGCATGTGATAAAAACAATCAACAGTTTATATTAACTGTATAAGTACCTAACTGCCataaaagttaaacaaaatcAATTCTCACGGAGTACGACCACTCAAGATTCGAAGGGATGTAAGATAATTTCTTAAAAGGCTAACCCTTTTTCCTAATCACCGTGAAGGGTCTCAGTCATTAAAAAATCCCCTAAACCCGGTACATCGGAATCACACTAAAAACGATAATACTTTTATCTTCGTAATCCCGGTCGTCTTCGCGGATTAGCGCTGTAGAAAAGCGTCAGAAAAAACGCAAGAGGCAATCTAGGAAATGGCATTAAAATGTTTTGGTTCAACCCTCTCGCGTCGCGGCTATTTTTCAAACTGGGAAAAAATCCCTTCAAACGGCGTAATGTAGCGGACTGGCACGTCTTCGGAGGCGCGCCGTCCTCAGAGTGCTGCGACGGAAACGTTTTGatacttattttattgtaaataatttatattaattttatttcatttatttaagcgATATTATACTACGTGTACGTTAAtagattaacataaaaaaaacagtatacaCATATAAGAAGTAAAATTTTGCTTCAGAAAAGTTTTGTACAgaaacgttatatatattataatttttctgtcatattatttaagaacaatattaattaagtttcCTTTAATATAATCAGTTCTCAAGGTTgtgtttttataaactatatacttatagagttgaatacataaaatagttgtttttaaacaaaacttggTTTTTgggtatataagttatttttaaccaaattataaacatattgtttagCTGTTCTATGTGCCGATTACACACTATGAACACAAAGCAAAGTATTCCAGCATTTTTAACGAATGCAAATAGTCTGGCGCTACCCTTTCTTCTGCAACTTTGAACAGCGAATACGAAATGAAACAATGCCCTTTAGTTTTAGGATCGAAAACATCCACTAATATAATCAATGTTTTCTgagatatattgtttttacataaaataaaaaaatgaagaaGTTCTTATACgaattttcttttttcattttaatgttaatatattaaattatgaaatactgCTTTCAAGgtcacacatttaatttaaataatgatatctaAAAATAACTCAGTCGAACACCAGTAAGacattactttacttacttgCCTTTATATGCCTTGCCCGAGACTGTTAATAAGACCGACCTTAAGCTGTTTAGCTTGCTAACGTCGCGCCCCCTCATTACGATGTGGACATGTTGATGGATATTCTAATTACTGTGTACAGAACCTTGTACCGCCACACAAGGTGATTTCTATGAATATGTAGTGTAGTACATACACATatgagatttataatattaatattcgaataaaataaataagcgcCCACGATACTTTAGGGATAAATTTCGATAATGAAATTTAACCTTATTAAATTAGAATGTAACGAAGTATTGTTGATCGAAGccaaatatacatattgattTGCGTAGCCAAGTCTGCTACATAGTCGGTATGCCTAAAGTTCTGATAAAATCAACGTATTACATAACAATGCTTAGcctaagtttttttaatacgtaTTGCAAAACATTGCTACACTTCCCCCAAGCCAGCTACGATTGACAGATTGAATTACATTACGTAGCTTAAGTCTTTCAATACGCATTACCTAGCGTAGCTAATCGTAGCAACTCAGTGCTACGATCAACAGATTGAATTACACTGCGTCGTCTAAAACTTTCATTGCTCAGGTTATAACGTTGCTACGATATCACAATATCAAATTTTGTTCATATGATTGCTCTCTTGGTGGAATTAAAAACAACTTTGCTTTTTAATCTGGCCGGGagattaagtaaattaattgagattttttataactataacaacaataataaatatacttctaTCGGCAAAGCTTTCGTTAAAAGTTCAATTAATATGTAAGTAACACATTTAGTGGATTCAggtctttattattaattaattgtaaatatcgTGATACCGAgtattgaaatttattgaaatattaaagtaagtaaTTAGCGCAATGGTCATTGTAACTGTCATCATGCTGCATTTCGTGAGTTCGATTTCATCTGATTTCATTTAATACATTTCAGTATTTCTATAACTATTACGTACATTCATAATATCATACTACAGTTttctaatattcttatatatttatattatatatttattatatatatctatatatatatatattgtttgtgttTTCGGCTTTATTCGaccttcaaataaaaataaaagatttatcaCACACGTTAGTAATATCTACACGGAGATATTGTCATCTTGAACATTGTATCCGCCTATCGGAAATCTTAAATACCAATTAGGCTAACGATGTGAGCCATTACGGGGTTTTAAAATTCGATTCAACTCTCTCAACGAAGATTCAATATCTCGAACGTTATCGTAAACGCTATTTCCAAGGATGATTAAGCGGATAATCCTTAAAAAGCGGCTTTTGTCTAATTGCACCCTACTCATGAAGCACTACACCTATAAAGGCTAAGCGGTCGGATTCAAAATAATGTGTTTTACATTTTCGTTGCGACGGTATCAGCGACATAAAATGGTCTGTAATTTATTCTATTGCTGAAAGGGTTGGGTTGGCTCGGGGTGGGAATTACCCAAGGTGGGTGCTAAAGGGTTAAGCCAAATATACGGGGTCGCGGCGCCGGCGAACTTTGTTAATTTATGCGCTTAAAAATGTCAACTGGAAATTATGACGCCGAAACACATTTCCTATTTCATTAATGTGTTTATGATgatactgtttttattttatttattaaaacatcatttacttttatgtattaatCTTTCTTCTGTTCATTTTAATTCCTAaggttttattatgttaatattaattgttttgtttatatctaCTAATTTTCTTAAATGTGTTTAATATATTCTGGACtaacgataaaattattaatcgtTAATCCTATATTCGTTGTTGTCCTGACTTTAccgataaaaatatctatatttagagTAGTAATAGTATTTTTCCACAACTATGTTTATTCAATAGTGTAATATCTTTTAACTAAAATTGAAACGTATTACtaacttttaaatgattaatcGAAATCTTGTTTGGTACCGACTTATATTTAATGCGCTTATTTTCCTAACATTCGAAACCCGATATCAATGAAGGTGGCAACAATTGAGGAGTGCCGCGTCGGAGATAAGGCGAGGATTGAAACGCTCTGATGAGGGAGCCGactcattatttaaatactttaacgAGTGCGTTAAGCAGTTAGCGTTAGTGGAGCGCGATTCTTATTGTTTTGTTGATTGAAATGTTTATTCGAGTGAGGAGATATACAAAcgatatataaacttttaagttTACAAAAGGCGTTCATAAGTCTAATAATGGTTAATGCTCGACAGATTTTTATAACTTCATTAGACTGATCATTGTACATTAAGTTTTGTCgtaaaagttgtttttattatattgttataacattattaacttTTCGTTTGTATAAATAACACAAACGAATACAACGTTTACattaattcaaattcaaaattattttttcaatataaaaactatcacaggttcgtaaaataaattatttaccggATCCGGCGGAATAAACTGAACGGGTTTATTTTgccaaaatttataaatttactattttctaTTTTGGAATGAAATAGCCAAAAGACGAGAACATTCAATACATGTGATTATCTATACAaacctttaatatttttttatatttgtaatattgtagATTCAGTTTAGATATATTGTTTCAGGTATAGCTCATCAATTAGCTGGTCTGCCCGGTGGCGAGTGGGGAGCGCTGGCTCGCCACTATCCACCGCCGTTACTACCTACACACGCGCACTTTACACCACATGTGCTACCACCAGCGCACGCGCAACACCACACAGTCCCACCACCGCCACATGAAACAGGTCAGTGTTACTAGTAAAGTTACTATGTACATGTAACCTAGATACACATCCGAAATTTATCACAaacagattttattaatataaagtacacattttaattaaacacgcTTACTGTAGAATTATTGTGTAATTAacgaaaaatttaaatctttccCAGATTTAACATCAGATAATCCAACTGCAATGCATCCTCACAGCACCACCAGTCCTGTTAATTCAAGGCCAAGTTCTCCGCAAGACGATGACGATATATCGGTTACCGCTTCAAGCAGTCCGCCACCTGATGATCGCCCTGGAGCGTTTACATCGGTCACTAGACCAAGGAAGCCACTTCAGCCTCTTCCAGCACCAACTAGTCTTTTCCACAGTGCTTTAGCAGCgcaattatttcttaattcgCCACTCCTTCCGACACCACCCGCTTGGTTATACTCACAACTCTACGGAGGCTATGATTGGTGGCTCAGACCTCCACCACAACAAGATGATTCTAATTCAAGTCCTGACAGAGAAGAGGAAGCCGGTTCGACAGCATCTAGCTCGACAAAGAAAAGACCCGCCTCACCAGAATGGTCTGACCAAGGCGTAAGAACTCGCAGCAAATCATTAATAACTTCAGAGCGAAGACCGGTCGACGTGTGGCGGCCGTATTAATGAGAGTTTAACTTGAACAAATTACAGGAAGTGTTGTATAGTGTTGGTGTACTGACCGTCCGGTTTGTAGGTGGACTTCTTTGTAGTGGTACGTAGAACAAAAATGGATACGAATTCGATAAAATAGTGATAATTGTCGATAGATGTTTTTACgttagataaataaatgtgaatttcaaattgtaatgttttaattattgttgattGTATTATAATGCAAGGTctgtaaataaagttattggagatttttaattgatttattttatcttcaaaCATATCAGTTAAAGCACGATATGGaaatgtgttaaataaatattatcgaaaTTAAACTTTTGGCAACCAGTGATGTGAAACAATAAACCAGCGTATTGGAGCTCGTTTGATGGCGTGGTGTGAGGATACATTTTTGGATTGCATCCATATTATTCGAAACCGCAGCGAAATGTATGGCCTTTACGTTCATAATGAACAAAATATACgttgcatatttttattgctgtttgagtgttttcattaattttatataaattaaatatttaattaaaaattaacctctgtataaattattatactccgtaattgcattaaaattatgagtaaagcaaaaaaaaaaggaaactaTGAACGAAAAAAATacgtattgatttatttatagtttcccCTCTTGATTTGATTACATAATTGCTTCATCTATTTTGTGGTAATTACTATGATTTTGGACACACACACGACTGTGTACTTTGACATCGTCTATCAACAAAATCCATTAATCTAAAAACACCACTCATGACTTCATTGGCTGTAGACATTATTTCTTCTTTTGGTAGGAGAAATCTGTGTGTTTTTCCTCGGAGTTCGATCATGTAGGAGTAAAGGATATTCGCCACAGCGTAGCTCCAGTCAGTGCTGGTACCAGCAGCGTAGTACATGAGGTCCTTCGTGCTGCCCACTTTGTATGTATGTCCACCACTACTGAATATAGCCTGTGAAATTATAGAAATCAATCAAATTCTTTTTCAATTCTGTTTATTAaacttcaagcacgagatggcTCAGTTGTTATTAGACGAAAAAACTTGAATCTTAATTGGTTGAAAGTTCAGGAATGAAAATCAGCTAGTGTCTACAATCTCTATTTCTAGAACGGGTTGCATTAAGCTCATAGTGTTCTCTATATAAAAGGAGGCTTTGgaccagcagtgagacatttgcaGACTGTAACttcattaaattgttataaaataacattattatagtttcacttttaaatattatcaaatatttaagtgtttaagtaataataatataacacaatcTTCGAAGAATTTTATTCAGAAAAAGTCTTCAGGGTGTCACTATTTGTCAAAGATGgtatattttttcgtttatttttaaaatggaaataaaaataccttagCCATAACTGTTCCCCCTTCAAGCAATTCTACATAATCAGGACAAGGATCGCCTGTATATCCCCaaggaaatattataacttCTCCATAACTATGTAgcgataaaaatactttaaaatttgcCTTCGAATCTAGTATTACTcgctgtaaataattataatgttaaagtctttgctaaattaaaaaaaaattaaaaaatccttaatataCCTAATAAGTATACACATAAAcgctaacaaaattattttcatattcttaCTTTAAGAGCCGCTGTTTCAGGTTCTGAAAATGGTTTTGGACccctgtaaaaaatattaccaggATCTTCTGATGAACCTTCTTCACCCCTTTCGCCCCAACCGTaactaaaaaatatcataattacataacaattatagctatatttaatttacgtatttatttttagttcgtAATTATACCTAAAATTTCTATTGAGATCAACACCCACACATTCTCCATATCGCGCTCTGTTCTTACGCCACATACGGTCGTGTGTGTGAGTGTATTCATAACCGTCTGGATTTAAAACTGGAAGCATGTACctgaaaaaagaaattaaaatacaagtatAAATACTTCTTCCCACGTCCCACAGTTAGGCAAAGGCGTCTCTTTCGCTTAAGTATAAATTTGAACCTTATTCTACCATACCGctctagtgcgggttggtggacacaTGAAGCAGTATTACATCCGACGCATGCGTGCTTTTAAACTCCTGATAGGTCTATATAAAAGTTAGAAACAGCAAATACCTatcatttatagttatatacctcattatttaaaaagtattatgaGATGACCTTAGGTTTGGGTGCACAAGGTCCGAACGGTATCAAGTGTTATGATAACAagtaatagttataattaaGATTAACTTATAAAGATATAGAAGTTTATGTAATGAGAGTGAGTAATGAGTGAGTAAGACTTACCAATCCTTATTAGTGATGCTCTCAGGTTGTTCGTGGAACGTTCTGACAAGCTGGTCTGCGATGTACGTCACTACTGCCGCACTGATCCATTCACGCGGATGGATCGATCCGTCAACCCAAACTCCTGTGTTTTCACTATCGCCATTGGATATTTTCAACATCTAGTTAAGtaacacgattttttttatgaaataacctTTGTAAAGTAAcgtaaccgtttttttataatcatatttatattattatgtagtcTTACTTTTTGTTTACGGCTTCACGTTAAAAATCTTAAGTTTTGTATCCTAAATACaagtatagataatatttttaatgtactttttagcataatttatttatttagacaaCACGTagcgtaaaatttatattgacatATAAACTAGGGAGGCAAACTGTTTCTCCTTAATATAGGTGGCACAGCAATCTAGCTAAGAGGTCAACAGTCCAcccaaatatttgtattttaatatgttaatcaCCAAacgtaaaaacataaaaaaacatttcgttTGTCATTCATCACATTATAAGCTGTCTTAAATGAAGTCTGATTTTGTATGTACAGTTCTACTTCGAAAATTACCCTTTATGGAATAATAGaatgaacaatttaaaaatataaaaaatacataatacatcttttaaaaataaagacaaatataaaataaattaaattgaataacatTACCCGTAAATCTCTTCCTTCGACCGACTTGCCGATAACATTCACTGAACACAAATACGGATACAGCGAAGCCAGTTCGTCCATAAATGCGTAAATCACATCGAGACGGTGATAACTTTTCCAATCCATCGCACGACCTTTGAtcacaatatttaattagacaATGAATTAATGGAATCCAAAACAGTCcattttagataattattattgtcgtAATTAGTTAATAGTGTTACGCTAATGGCGGTCTGTGGATGGCTAATTCATTTTTGGGCTTCTGTCTTGTAAGTCACTCCGTGGGTCTTTTTAAAGAAGAAAACCTTTGTTAAGCTTAAGCTAGTATTTTAAAAGCAGTATCCAATGGGTAGTAATTAGTTTTAATGCAATTACTTAAGGTAAAAGCCATAAATGTCCTCCTCCTCTTCTCGTGAAGCGTTAGGGCATATTCTACTACGTTGCCCCAACGTGTTAAATAATGAATCGATAATAATAACACACACGTTATCAGAGATTCAGAAAGACAAAAtcacgggcgaaaactagttacctatatataataaacactatacactcatttatatatgtgtgatttatatatatgtatataaggtgAAGTAAGGTAAAGTAATAGCcagtgaatatcccactgctgggctaaggcctcctctctttttttacatacaataatatatttacacttttcactaatatatataatatacactgtctcgttggtctagtggcttgatgtaaggccgcagacccggaggtcctgggttcgattcccaggtcgggccaataaaaagttatagggtttttctgacagaaaattctcagtagcaacccggagtctgaaagAAAGAAGTGTGTaggctcccgtgcctcggaaaggacgtaaagcctttggtcctacgccttaactctttccggtcgtgtcggattgccgtcccatcggattatgggagttagggaatagagagtgcacctgtgtttgcgcacacacttgtgcactataatatctcctacgaagttggttaatctctcttgagattggccaccatggccgaaatcagtctggaggacataataataaacaccaataataataatttactggtggtagggctttgagcaagctcgtctgggtaggtaccacccactcatcagatattctaccgcaaaacagcaatacttgatattgttgtgttccgatttgaagggtgagtgagccagtgtaattacaggcacaagggacataaaatcttagttcccaaggttggtggcgcattggcaataagcgatggttgacatttcttacaattccaatgtctaagggcgtttggtgaccacttaccatcaggtggcccatatgctcgtcaaccttcctattctatataaaaaaaaaaaaaaccaaagacACTAAGACTA from Nymphalis io chromosome 11, ilAglIoxx1.1, whole genome shotgun sequence harbors:
- the LOC126771942 gene encoding runt-related transcription factor 1, giving the protein MHLSSEVSSTTNGLGHEAPSSSYGNALPSQPLTAELLAERTLESLLADHPGELVKTGCPHVVCTVLPPHWRSNKTLPVAFKVVALGDVGDGTLVTVRAGNDENCSAELRNCTAVMKNQVAKFNDLRFVGRSGRGKSFTLTIMLATSPPQIATYQKAIKVTVDGPREPRSKTRHHGFHPFHFGPRFAPDPLMGSLPFKLSGIAHQLAGLPGGEWGALARHYPPPLLPTHAHFTPHVLPPAHAQHHTVPPPPHETDLTSDNPTAMHPHSTTSPVNSRPSSPQDDDDISVTASSSPPPDDRPGAFTSVTRPRKPLQPLPAPTSLFHSALAAQLFLNSPLLPTPPAWLYSQLYGGYDWWLRPPPQQDDSNSSPDREEEAGSTASSSTKKRPASPEWSDQGVRTRSKSLITSERRPVDVWRPY
- the LOC126771951 gene encoding carboxypeptidase B-like, which codes for MDIMVEGPQSSQVACMLHEREIPYAVAIGDLRTMLEKEQDAIKKARRNSEISRAMDWKSYHRLDVIYAFMDELASLYPYLCSVNVIGKSVEGRDLRMLKISNGDSENTGVWVDGSIHPREWISAAVVTYIADQLVRTFHEQPESITNKDWYMLPVLNPDGYEYTHTHDRMWRKNRARYGECVGVDLNRNFSYGWGERGEEGSSEDPGNIFYRGPKPFSEPETAALKRVILDSKANFKVFLSLHSYGEVIIFPWGYTGDPCPDYVELLEGGTVMAKAIFSSGGHTYKVGSTKDLMYYAAGTSTDWSYAVANILYSYMIELRGKTHRFLLPKEEIMSTANEVMSGVFRLMDFVDRRCQSTQSCVCPKS